The Hypanus sabinus isolate sHypSab1 unplaced genomic scaffold, sHypSab1.hap1 scaffold_526, whole genome shotgun sequence region GTTCAAAGACCCATTAAGTCATGTGACTGCTCTGCATGCTGTGGGACTCTGACCTCATGGATCCTTATGCCTTGGTGACTCCAGAGTCACAAATATGCTTCACGTACCCTCTGCTCCCCGGGGGTTCTGACGATACTTACTGCCGGAGATCCGACTTGACAGTGCTGGAGACACGAGGATAGCAAACACTGAAGAGGCCACAGGCTGACGTGCGGGATGTGAACCAGTCGCCGCTAGAGAGACGCTTGACAAGGGGTACAAAGTGGCGCTCCAGGTCCGAGGGAGAGTGCTCCTTGGAGATGGTGCGCAGCGATTCCACGGCCTTTTCCCGCACCACCGTCTCCTCCACTGTGGCCAGGCTCTCTAGCGGGGGCTgacagggagggggaggagagagggaaaaagatgTCATAAATTGGAAGCTTCTTAAAACTTCGTAACATCTGCAAATAATATGTTAAAACATGGTGCATGAGTTAATGAGCTAATATGGTATGGAGATTACTTAGGTTGTTGCTATGATCACCCCATAAAACAGAGGAGCTTTGaagcctgactaatcaataatccattaatctctgttttaaatatacctaatgacgtGATATTCATTGGAGATGGTGCACAGTGATTCCACAGCCTCTTTCCGCACTACCATATCCTCCACTGCGGCCAGGCTCTCCAGCAGGGGCTGATGGGGAGGAGGGTgaagagagggagaaagatgtctgtccacagattcatcatcctctggttaaacaaattcttcctcatctctgatgACAGttggcagtcctgatgaagagtctcggcacaTAACATCGACCGTTTATCCccctccattaatgctgcctgactttgagtttctccagcattgtgtgtgctgttcaagatgtccagcatctgcagaatcttctgtgATTATGACGAAGCTGATCTTTGTCCACTTCTTTTCTCCTCTGATCCCTCAGGATCTATAAATCTGATGATCCTCATCTCAAGTTTCTCACCTTAGCCATTCAGGGCATAagcattccaaagattcacacccCTCTGAACTGGGAACTCTCTCATGTCAGTCACAGAAttgaaaaaagcacagcactggAACAGGTGTTTCAGACCTTCATGTTTGTATTGAACTGATCTAAGCATAGCTAATGTAACATCCAATCTGTACATGGTTGATATCCTGCTATTGTTGTGTgtttatctaagagcctcttaattACGTCTGGCGTAAGACCAGaagccacaagacataggagcagaattaggccatttggtgcatcaaatgtattcctccattccatcatggctgatttattatcccaccccatacttccttctccccataacctttgacaccctgactaatcaacaacttatcaacctctgctttaaatatacccaacagcttggcctctacagcaatttatggcaatgaattccacactctggctaaagaaattcctcatctctgttctaaagagacatccttctatctggagtggatatggagaggatgtttcctatagtcgaagaattaggaccagagggcagagttcTTAGATGTCTAGTGCTGAGTGTATTGTCTGTCTGTATCACAGCCTGCTCAACACCAACGCCCccaaacagaaaatcctacaaaaagtagaggaattcgcccagtccatcacgggtaaaaccctcccaaccattgagcatatctacatgaaatgctgtcacagaaaagcagcatccatcacctaGGTCACACACAACCAAGACATGCTttcatcactgctgccatcagggagaaggtacaggagcatcagaactCACGTCACTAAGTTCAGGAATagctattgcccctcaaccatcaggcttttgaatcaaaggggataacttcattcaccacattattgaaatattcccacaaccaacggactcactctcaaggactcctcatctcatgttcttgatatttattacttatttaataATTATTGCTTATTCTATTTGctgtctgttgtcttttgcactgtcTGAATGCcatagttgggcagtctttcattgattcagttaaatgattattattctgtagatttattgagtatgtccacaagaaaatgaatcccagggttataTACAAACTTTGAATAATGATGCCTGAGGTTACAGAAGCTCGGCTGAGTGCGTACATGAGAGTGGATCCCATGGAAATGCAGCTCAATAGCACATACCAGCAGGCAATGGACATGTGCTGGGCCTCCCACCAGGGCAGTGAATGATCCCAGCTGCTCAGCTAAAGCAAGCAGTACTTCATCCTCATCATAAATCGTATCTGAAACACAACAGAAGTTAGTTTTTGTTTGTTATTTGTAATGAAATCGAAATTGAAATATCTTTATTatcattgcatagtacaatttgtcatgCACCAATACAGCAAAAATGAATTTGCAActctcgtactcaatgctataaaacaagataaaataaataaacaataaatagaaTGCATTTGTTTCCAGAGGAATTCAAGGGAATAAGAGCAAACATGTACAAAATCACAGTTTAAAAAGCACACAGgaagcaccatgcacagttccagtgtcCATAAcagtgggtcagacccacactgggagcaccgtacacagttccagtctccgtgtccctgggtcagacccacaccgggagcaccgtgcacagttccagtgtccgtgtcctgtgtcagacccacaccgggagcaccgtgcacagttccagtctccgtgtccctgtgtcagacccacaccgggagcaccgtgcacagttccagtctctgtatccctgggtcagacccacactgggagcaccgtgcacagttccagtctctgtatccctgggtcagacccacactgggagcaccgtacacagtttcagtctctgtatccctgggtcagacccacaccgggagcaccgtacacagttccagtctccgtgtccctgggtcagacccacactgagagcaccgtgcacagttccagtctctgtatccctgggtcagacccacaccgggagcaccgtgcacagttccagtgtcCATAAcagtgggtcagacccacactgggagcactgtgcacagttccagtctctgtacccctgggtcagacccacaccgggagcaccgtgcacagttccagtctccatgtccctgggtcagacccacaccgggagcaccgtgcacagttccagtgtcCATAAcagtgggtcagacccacactgggagcaccgtacacagtttcagtctctgtatccctgggtcagacccacaccgggagcaccgtacacagttccagtcaccgtgtccctgggtcagacccacactgagagcaccgtgcacagttccagtctccgtatccctgggtcagacccacaccgggagcaccgtgcacagttccagtctccgtgtccctgggtcagacccacaccaggagcaccgtacacagttccagtctccgtgtccctggatcagacccacactgggagcaccgtgcacagttctagTGTCCATAAcagtgggtcagacccacactgggagcactgtgcacagttccagtctctgtacccctgggtcagacccacaccgggagcaccgtgcacagttccagtgtcCATAAcagtgggtcagacccacactgggagcaccgtacacagtttcagtctctgtatccctgggtcagacccacaccgggagcaccgtacacagttccagtctccgtgtccctgggtcagacccacactgagagcaccgtgcacagttccagtctccgtatccctgggtcagacccacaccgggagcactgtgcacagttccagtctccgtatccctgggtcagacccacactgggagcaccgtgcacagttccagtctccgtttccctgggtcagacccacactgggagcactgtacacagttccagtctccacgtctctgggtcagacccacaccgggagcaccgtgcacagttccagtctccttatccctgggtcagacccacaccgggagcaccgtacacagttccagtctccgtgtccctgggtcagacccacactgggagcactgtacacagttccagtctctgtgtccctgggtcagacccacactgggagcactgtacacagttccagtctctgtgtccctgggtcagacccacaccgggagcaccgtgcacagttccagtctccgtgtccctgggtcagacccacaccaggagcaccgtacacagctcaagtctccgtatccctgggtcagacccacactgggagcaccgtgcacagttccagtctctgtgtccctgggtcagacccacaccgggagcaccatgcacagttcaagtctctgtatccctgggtcagacccacaccgggaacaccgtgcacagttccagtctccatgtccctgggtcagacccacaccgggagcaccgttcacagttccagtctccgtgtccctgggtcagacccacaccgggagcaccatgcacagttccagtgtcCATAAcagtgggtcagacccacactgggagcaccgtacacagttccagtctccgtgtccctggatcagacccacactgggagcaccatgcacagttccagtctccgtatccctgggtcagacccacaccgggagcaccgtgcacagttccagtgtcCATAAcagtgggtcagacccacactgggagcaccatgcacagttccagtctctgtacccctgggtcagacccacaccgggagcaccgtgcacagttccagtctccatgtccctgggtcagacccacaccgggagcaccgtgcacagttccagtgtcCATAAcagtgggtcagacccacaccgggagcaccgtgcacagttccagtctccgtgtccctgggtcaggcccacaccgggagcaccgtgcacagttccagtctccgtgtccctgggtcagacccacaccgggagcactgtgcacagttccagtctcgggcctttataaatcaaaatattgagtataagagttggaatgttatggtgaggttgtaaaagacattggtgagactgaatttggagtattgtgtgcagttttggtcacctatttacaggaaggatattaataaggttgaaagagtgcagagaaggtttacaaggatgttgcagtgacttgagaaactgagttacagagaaaggttgaatagcttaggactttattccctggagcgcaagagaatgaggggtgatttgattgaggtatataaaattatgatgagtgaatgcaagcaggctttttccactgaggctaggggaggaaaaaaaaaacagaggtcatgggttaagggcgaagggggaaaagtttaaagggaacatggggggggggtttcttcacatggagagtggtgggagtgtggaatgagctgccagatgaagtggtgaacttttgacatttaagaaaaacttggacaggtgagaagatgagaggggtttggagggatttggcctaggtgcaggtcagtgggactagacagaaaaatggttcagcacagccaagaagggccaaaaggcctatttctgtgctgtaatgtaatgttctatggttctgtatcCGTTTGTAGAGATGGTTTTGGGAGCAGTGAAGGATGTTAGAGAACTGGGTAGAGTTTAAGAAGAGTGATGAGTGGAGTTGAACCAAATCAGGGACTGGAGCTGGAATCTAGGTCAAAGTGTTTTGCCAGTAATTCCCATGGACAAATGCCGAGTCAACGGGCCCCATGGACAAGGGctggttacccccccccccccattgttgcTTGTGCTGTTTTGCTGAACAGTGTGGTATGCTattttggtgccagaatgtgtggtgacacctgCAGGCtgtcctccagcacatccttgtttgccacttgatgcaaatgacacatttcactgtgggtTTCCATGTTCATGTGATTTATAAACTAACCTGAATATGAGCTGCTGCTCATTATATTCTGCCTCTGTTTCCCTGTGGCCTAATGTACCAATGGTGGGAAACTGCTGGGCTAAAGGACGCCTCAGGCCAAACTCCCTGTCTGCCTTCACTCTCACCTGTTAAAAATGGCAGCAGTTCATTTCGCGTTCTCTCCACACCTAGAGCCAGCGCAATGGTGGACAGCTTTTTGATGCTATTGAGACGGAGCTGGAAGAGAGGAGAGTAGCGTGATGGAACTGAACGTTTGCTGCAATGGATCTGCCTGATTCCAAATGTGAACAAATCCAGTGTTATGTTAAACTGGATTTGGTATCAAGGGAAGGCGACACAGTGAAGATAACAGGAATTATCTCTTGGCCCATGCAGCTGGTCCTAGAGAATGAAGGACTTCAACTGAACATGGTTTTAAGGGTTATTTGGCTCACCGTGTCTGAGCAAGCTGGAAATCAGCCTGATGCCACAGTCCAGCACCAGGTCAGACCAGACTGTTCCTAGTGAGTTGGTCCCTGCAGCTAACCCAATCAGGATGGGCAATCTCGACCCTCACCTCAGGATCCCTCTTAGAcctccttcctcctccccccTTGGACCCTCACACCAGGctccccacccccttctccctccacacctcctACCCTCACCTCGGGCATCTCCACACTACATCAGACACTCCTCCTCCCTCAACCCTTAGACCCTCCACCTCACTTTCCACCTCAGATCTTCCTTCActttctctcccttccctctgtccctccattctctctccctcctccctcccctcaaaccttctttccctctcctcccatccctctgtccctccattccctctccctcctccctcccctcagacctttccctctcctcccttccctctgtccctccattctctctccctcctccctcccctcaaaccttctttccctctcctcccatccctctgtccctccattccctctccctcctccctcccctcagacctttccctctcctcccttccctctgtccctccattctctctccctcctccctcccctcaaaccttctttccctctcctcccatccctctgtccctccattccctctccctcccctcagaccttctttccctctcctcccttccctctgtccctccctcccctcagaccttctttccctctcctcccttccctctgtccctccattccctccctcccctcagaccttctttccctctccctctcctgcctCCCCCACCTGCACGTCCTCATTCCTCAGCTCGTCGATCAGCACCGCGATCGGGTACAGAGAATCGTCCCCGTCCCCAGACGTCGCCGCCATCTCCCCACCGCGCACGCGCACCTCGCGCTGGGTACCGGCCGCCCGCAGAACCCGCGCACGCGCACCTCGCCGGAAGCCGTCACTGCCGGCCAACGGTGGTCCGGCGAGAGCCGCATGCGCATTGTGCTGTCGCTGAGTGACCAACTCCAGGATGTTAAAGATGTCTATATGCTGCCTTCTGCAGCATTGACCGGAGAGTGCAAAATCATCCTTTACTTCTGGGAGAAAGAGTGAAATGAAAAAGGGCAGACACAGTTTAGTATGTGGCAATGAGACGCTGGGCATTTCAGGAAAGAcaatagaatattttctaaatggtcatAACTATGGAATTACAATCAATGCTTGGCATAGTACAAGATACCATTGAAAATCGGAGGCAGCAAGGTCGcataattcccaccactgtctgtaagaagtcagACAGACagccatactttattgatcccgagggaaattgggtctgTATGCTCTTCCAGTAAAAGTGTGGTTTCCTCCAggggttccagtttcctcccgatcccaaagatgtacagtttagtatgatccgagatggtgctaGGGAACCATGGCAACTTTCTGCAGTGCACAGACAATACCTCCTTTGAATTACTCGCACTGCAACCTGGAGCATGTAATTTCCTTTTAAGTAATGTACTGTACTTCCAAACCAACTTAATGGTCTACAGGTTTCATGGTCTTATGAAGGTACTTAAGCACTTAAGCACCTTAAGCACCTTAAGCAAGAAGGTACGCATCTTTAAGCAGATGAAAGTTCATTCACAAAGTaccctgcagatgctgtggtcagatcaacgcgtacaaacaagctggatgaactcagcaggtcctggcgaagggtctcggcccgaaacgttgactgttcatttcaacagatgctgcccgacctgctgagttcctccagcttgtttgtacctgAAAGTTTGTTGCCATCGCTGGGAGAGAggcaggtggggggagggggaatcaaAGCCAGGCTGAGACACAGAGGGCTGAGGCCACCTCTACCCaccatcttgttagcaaatgtgcagtcactggagaacacaACTGAGGATGTAATTGCTGTATTAGAGGGAGTTGAGAGATGTTTGAATGAGATTTGCTTATTTCCAGCACGCCAGGTACAGTGATCAGACACAAAGGTTTCTCCATTCACAGAATGGATGAACTGCTGTTTCAAAAAAGGCAGAAGACAGAGGTGTGTGTTTCAGGATAAACTCTTGCTGGTGCTCCGATGTGATAGTTGAATTCATGATCCCCCGACCTTGAACACCGAATGATCAAATGCTGTCTGTTCCATTTTCCTAGTgagttctcctccataatcctgaccaTATTTTACATATCATCTGCGGCCAattataatcaagtgcttgagatACTGTATGATgctgtctccaaacaagaaacagtccatcctgatgcatttcaaatcatattcAGGGATTTCAACCAGGTTTGTTTGGAGAAAACCCTGCCCAAATACTGTCAGCCTGTATCACCAGATgtcccaacacacttgaccactgttatattaagataaggaatgccgACCATTCTGTATTATGGGAAGttggatcacttggctgtcctccgacctgcatacaggcagaagctAAGAGCAAAGCTCCACGGATTAGGACAGCAAGGAGGTACGGTTATGGGATTGCTTTTGAGTTggtgaactggtgtgtgttcaaggactcatcctTCTATCTGAGTGAATGCACCAATGCCATCATGgtctttattaaaacagttacagacaagtgtgtccccacaaaatcattcagtcttccccaaccagaagccctggatgaacctgGAGATCCACAATCCGCTGAGGACCCGGTCAGAGTCGTTCATGTCGAGTAATCAGAAAGTTACaatctctgaaaagccatctcacaggtgaaTCAATGAAGAATGCTTGGCAGTTGTGGCAAGGTTTGAATACTATCATAAAATTAAATCGAGCAACATTGCTGTCAACGGGGCTTAGCTTCCAAATGAGCACAATGTTCagcggctgtacttcattaggagtttgatgagatttggcatgtcaacaaatacattcagaaacttctatagatgtaccatggagagcattctgacaggctgcatcaccatcaggtatgggggaggggttactgcacaggactgaaagaagctgcagagggttgttagTGTAGTcaattccatcttgggtactagcctacaaagtacccaggacaactTCAACTACCTCCAGCTCCCAGGGcgtgtccttttctcactgttaccatcaggtactaGTACTACTACTatgtcgactcaggcctagggggccatcaggaaggagatacagaagcctgaaggcactcattcagtgattcaggaacagctccttcccctctgccatatgattctgaaatggacattgaatatacagtatttctgatttttgcacgttgttcaatttattcaatatatgtatactgtaatcgatttacttgtttattattattatttttatttcatttattatttttctcttctatattacgcattgcattgaactgctaagttaacacatttcacgtcacgtgccggtgatgataaacctgattctgattctgagcatctggacagccagagatgcatacatcaagatgcgCTTTATTGACTACCGTTCggcattcaatgctatcatcccctcaaaggtaatcaataagcttcaggacCTTGGCCTCATTAcattcttgtgcaattggatccttgatttcttcacttgcagaccacagtcagttcagattggcaacatctcctccactttttccatcagcacaggtggagcacaagggtgtgtgcttagctccctgctctactcacttcacacgtatgactgtgtggctaagcagaaCCTCAATGtgatattcaagtttgctgatgacatcactgtcatgggctgaatcaaagggggtgatgaatcagcatgtaggagggagattgaaatctggctgagtggcagCATAACaaaaacctcttactcaatgtcagcaagaccaaggagctgattactgacttcaggaagaggaaaccagggGTCCATTAGCCAGTCCTCAATGTAGGATCAGAGATCGAGATGGTCagcaaattcctgggtgtcattatctctgaggacctgtcctgtgcccagcaggtaagtgca contains the following coding sequences:
- the LOC132389290 gene encoding serine/threonine-protein phosphatase 2A 65 kDa regulatory subunit A alpha isoform-like; this encodes MTEAAKNDVIDAETHGEVDKDKRSCKAGGKPMIAGIAGAYGYPSRLDKVGGVKGKIEDEDQSCQMEECGTTAKLVGSFIEKEATSFKGFLMEDQEVKDDFALSGQCCRRQHIDIFNILELVTQRQHNAHAALAGPPLAGSDGFRRGARARVLRAAGTQREVRVRGGEMAATSGDGDDSLYPIAVLIDELRNEDVQLRLNSIKKLSTIALALGVERTRNELLPFLTDTIYDEDEVLLALAEQLGSFTALVGGPAHVHCLLPPLESLATVEETVVREKAVESLRTISKEHSPSDLERHFVPLVKRLSSGDWFTSRTSACGLFSVCYPRVSSTVKSDLRQYFKQLCTDDTPMVRRAAASKLGELAKVLEPENIKSEILPMFTNLATDEQDSVRLLAVEACVCIAQLLKHEELEKMVMPTLRQAMEDKSWRVRYMVADKFTV